The following proteins are co-located in the Carassius gibelio isolate Cgi1373 ecotype wild population from Czech Republic chromosome A9, carGib1.2-hapl.c, whole genome shotgun sequence genome:
- the LOC128020142 gene encoding PTB domain-containing engulfment adapter protein 1-like isoform X1 — translation MNRAFNRKKDKSWMHTPEALAKHFIPYNAKFLGHTEVDQPKGTEVVKDAVRKLKFQRHIKKSEGQKIPKVELQISIYGVKILDPKSKEVQHNCQLHRISFCADDKTDKRIFTFICKDSESNKHLCYVFDSEKCAEEITLTIGQAFDLAYKKFLESGGKDVETRKQIGGLQKRIQDLEAENSELKKQLQVLEEQLMIAQVPPLLHINSSNEAYMLQRPSSLFWCHNVTSFSCLEISSVTLTPMSSPDSNLSAGLLTPPPAKPALSKPPSGASVPHPPGSSMFSKTPTDIFDMVPFSPMTPLVPLPASNGSAPQPPAKPTEISKDLFGAEPFDPFTCGAADFPPDIQSKLDEMQEGFKMGLTVEGTVFSLDPLEGRC, via the exons ATAAATCATGGATGCACACTCCAGAAGCACTGGCCAAGCATTTTATACCATACAATGCCAAG TTTCTGGGGCATACAGAAGTTGATCAACCCAAAGGTACAGAGGTGGTGAAAGATGCCGTCAGAAAGCTCAAG TTTCAGAGACATATTAAGAAGTCAGAGGGACAGAAGATCCCAAAAGTGGAATTACAGATCTCCATCTACGGAGTAAAAATATTAGATCCTAAatcaaaa GAAGTACAGCACAACTGTCAGTTGCACCGGATATCCTTCTGTGCAGATGATAAGACAGACAAAAGGATATTCACATTCATTTGTAAAGATTCAGAGTCCAACAAACATCTCTGCTATGTGTTTGACAGTGAAAAATGT GCAGAAGAGATAACTTTGACCATCGGCCAAGCGTTTGACTTGGCATACAAGAAGTTTCTGGAGTCCGGGGGAAAAGACGTAGAGACTAGGAAACAGATAGGTGGCCTACAGAAAAGA ATTCAAGATCTTGAAGCTGAAAATTCCGAGTTGAAGAAGCAGTTGCAAGTCTTAGAGGAACAGCTGATGATTGCTCAAGTTCCTCCT CTTCTTCACATTAACTCTTCTAATGAGGCCTATATGCTTCAGAGACCCTCATCTCTCTTCTGGTGTCACAACGTGACTTCATTCTCTTGCCTCGAAATTTCTTCTGTTACACTAACGCCAATGAGCTCACCCGACTCTAACCTTTCTGCTGGTCTTCTGACTCCTCCACCTGCTAAACCAGCTTTGTCGAAGCCTCCGAGTGGAGCCAGTGTTCCTCACCCTCCT GGAAGCAGCATGTTCTCGAAGACGCCCACTGACATATTTGACATGGTTCCATTTTCTCCAATGACCCCATTGGTTCCATTACCAGCAAGTAATGGCTCGGCCCCTCAGCCCCCGGCAAAGCCTACAGAGATTA GCAAAGACCTGTTTGGTGCAGAGCCATTTGACCCTTTCACCTGTGGAGCAGCTGACTTTCCTCCTGACATCCAGTCCAAGCTGGATGAAATGCAG GAGGGGTTCAAAATGGGACTAACAGTAGAGGGCACTGTCTTTTCCCTCGATCCACTAGAAGGTCGCTGCTGA
- the LOC128020142 gene encoding PTB domain-containing engulfment adapter protein 1-like isoform X4: MNRAFNRKKDKSWMHTPEALAKHFIPYNAKFLGHTEVDQPKGTEVVKDAVRKLKFQRHIKKSEGQKIPKVELQISIYGVKILDPKSKEVQHNCQLHRISFCADDKTDKRIFTFICKDSESNKHLCYVFDSEKCAEEITLTIGQAFDLAYKKFLESGGKDVETRKQIGGLQKRIQDLEAENSELKKQLQVLEEQLMIAQVPPGSSMFSKTPTDIFDMVPFSPMTPLVPLPASNGSAPQPPAKPTEISKDLFGAEPFDPFTCGAADFPPDIQSKLDEMQEGFKMGLTVEGTVFSLDPLEGRC, from the exons ATAAATCATGGATGCACACTCCAGAAGCACTGGCCAAGCATTTTATACCATACAATGCCAAG TTTCTGGGGCATACAGAAGTTGATCAACCCAAAGGTACAGAGGTGGTGAAAGATGCCGTCAGAAAGCTCAAG TTTCAGAGACATATTAAGAAGTCAGAGGGACAGAAGATCCCAAAAGTGGAATTACAGATCTCCATCTACGGAGTAAAAATATTAGATCCTAAatcaaaa GAAGTACAGCACAACTGTCAGTTGCACCGGATATCCTTCTGTGCAGATGATAAGACAGACAAAAGGATATTCACATTCATTTGTAAAGATTCAGAGTCCAACAAACATCTCTGCTATGTGTTTGACAGTGAAAAATGT GCAGAAGAGATAACTTTGACCATCGGCCAAGCGTTTGACTTGGCATACAAGAAGTTTCTGGAGTCCGGGGGAAAAGACGTAGAGACTAGGAAACAGATAGGTGGCCTACAGAAAAGA ATTCAAGATCTTGAAGCTGAAAATTCCGAGTTGAAGAAGCAGTTGCAAGTCTTAGAGGAACAGCTGATGATTGCTCAAGTTCCTCCT GGAAGCAGCATGTTCTCGAAGACGCCCACTGACATATTTGACATGGTTCCATTTTCTCCAATGACCCCATTGGTTCCATTACCAGCAAGTAATGGCTCGGCCCCTCAGCCCCCGGCAAAGCCTACAGAGATTA GCAAAGACCTGTTTGGTGCAGAGCCATTTGACCCTTTCACCTGTGGAGCAGCTGACTTTCCTCCTGACATCCAGTCCAAGCTGGATGAAATGCAG GAGGGGTTCAAAATGGGACTAACAGTAGAGGGCACTGTCTTTTCCCTCGATCCACTAGAAGGTCGCTGCTGA
- the LOC128020142 gene encoding PTB domain-containing engulfment adapter protein 1-like isoform X3 — translation MATVQFFFSLAQFLGHTEVDQPKGTEVVKDAVRKLKFQRHIKKSEGQKIPKVELQISIYGVKILDPKSKEVQHNCQLHRISFCADDKTDKRIFTFICKDSESNKHLCYVFDSEKCAEEITLTIGQAFDLAYKKFLESGGKDVETRKQIGGLQKRIQDLEAENSELKKQLQVLEEQLMIAQVPPLLHINSSNEAYMLQRPSSLFWCHNVTSFSCLEISSVTLTPMSSPDSNLSAGLLTPPPAKPALSKPPSGASVPHPPGSSMFSKTPTDIFDMVPFSPMTPLVPLPASNGSAPQPPAKPTEISKDLFGAEPFDPFTCGAADFPPDIQSKLDEMQEGFKMGLTVEGTVFSLDPLEGRC, via the exons atggcaacagtccagttcttcttctccttagcccag TTTCTGGGGCATACAGAAGTTGATCAACCCAAAGGTACAGAGGTGGTGAAAGATGCCGTCAGAAAGCTCAAG TTTCAGAGACATATTAAGAAGTCAGAGGGACAGAAGATCCCAAAAGTGGAATTACAGATCTCCATCTACGGAGTAAAAATATTAGATCCTAAatcaaaa GAAGTACAGCACAACTGTCAGTTGCACCGGATATCCTTCTGTGCAGATGATAAGACAGACAAAAGGATATTCACATTCATTTGTAAAGATTCAGAGTCCAACAAACATCTCTGCTATGTGTTTGACAGTGAAAAATGT GCAGAAGAGATAACTTTGACCATCGGCCAAGCGTTTGACTTGGCATACAAGAAGTTTCTGGAGTCCGGGGGAAAAGACGTAGAGACTAGGAAACAGATAGGTGGCCTACAGAAAAGA ATTCAAGATCTTGAAGCTGAAAATTCCGAGTTGAAGAAGCAGTTGCAAGTCTTAGAGGAACAGCTGATGATTGCTCAAGTTCCTCCT CTTCTTCACATTAACTCTTCTAATGAGGCCTATATGCTTCAGAGACCCTCATCTCTCTTCTGGTGTCACAACGTGACTTCATTCTCTTGCCTCGAAATTTCTTCTGTTACACTAACGCCAATGAGCTCACCCGACTCTAACCTTTCTGCTGGTCTTCTGACTCCTCCACCTGCTAAACCAGCTTTGTCGAAGCCTCCGAGTGGAGCCAGTGTTCCTCACCCTCCT GGAAGCAGCATGTTCTCGAAGACGCCCACTGACATATTTGACATGGTTCCATTTTCTCCAATGACCCCATTGGTTCCATTACCAGCAAGTAATGGCTCGGCCCCTCAGCCCCCGGCAAAGCCTACAGAGATTA GCAAAGACCTGTTTGGTGCAGAGCCATTTGACCCTTTCACCTGTGGAGCAGCTGACTTTCCTCCTGACATCCAGTCCAAGCTGGATGAAATGCAG GAGGGGTTCAAAATGGGACTAACAGTAGAGGGCACTGTCTTTTCCCTCGATCCACTAGAAGGTCGCTGCTGA
- the LOC128020142 gene encoding PTB domain-containing engulfment adapter protein 1-like isoform X2, which yields MNRAFNRKKDKSWMHTPEALAKHFIPYNAKFLGHTEVDQPKGTEVVKDAVRKLKFQRHIKKSEGQKIPKVELQISIYGVKILDPKSKEVQHNCQLHRISFCADDKTDKRIFTFICKDSESNKHLCYVFDSEKCAEEITLTIGQAFDLAYKKFLESGGKDVETRKQIGGLQKRIQDLEAENSELKKQLQVLEEQLMIAQVPPLLHINSSNEAYMLQRPSSLFWCHNVTSFSCLEISSVTLTPMSSPDSNLSAGLLTPPPAKPALSKPPSGASVPHPPGSSMFSKTPTDIFDMVPFSPMTPLVPLPASNGSAPQPPAKPTEISKDLFGAEPFDPFTCGAADFPPDIQSKLDEMQRQRWRGSKWD from the exons ATAAATCATGGATGCACACTCCAGAAGCACTGGCCAAGCATTTTATACCATACAATGCCAAG TTTCTGGGGCATACAGAAGTTGATCAACCCAAAGGTACAGAGGTGGTGAAAGATGCCGTCAGAAAGCTCAAG TTTCAGAGACATATTAAGAAGTCAGAGGGACAGAAGATCCCAAAAGTGGAATTACAGATCTCCATCTACGGAGTAAAAATATTAGATCCTAAatcaaaa GAAGTACAGCACAACTGTCAGTTGCACCGGATATCCTTCTGTGCAGATGATAAGACAGACAAAAGGATATTCACATTCATTTGTAAAGATTCAGAGTCCAACAAACATCTCTGCTATGTGTTTGACAGTGAAAAATGT GCAGAAGAGATAACTTTGACCATCGGCCAAGCGTTTGACTTGGCATACAAGAAGTTTCTGGAGTCCGGGGGAAAAGACGTAGAGACTAGGAAACAGATAGGTGGCCTACAGAAAAGA ATTCAAGATCTTGAAGCTGAAAATTCCGAGTTGAAGAAGCAGTTGCAAGTCTTAGAGGAACAGCTGATGATTGCTCAAGTTCCTCCT CTTCTTCACATTAACTCTTCTAATGAGGCCTATATGCTTCAGAGACCCTCATCTCTCTTCTGGTGTCACAACGTGACTTCATTCTCTTGCCTCGAAATTTCTTCTGTTACACTAACGCCAATGAGCTCACCCGACTCTAACCTTTCTGCTGGTCTTCTGACTCCTCCACCTGCTAAACCAGCTTTGTCGAAGCCTCCGAGTGGAGCCAGTGTTCCTCACCCTCCT GGAAGCAGCATGTTCTCGAAGACGCCCACTGACATATTTGACATGGTTCCATTTTCTCCAATGACCCCATTGGTTCCATTACCAGCAAGTAATGGCTCGGCCCCTCAGCCCCCGGCAAAGCCTACAGAGATTA GCAAAGACCTGTTTGGTGCAGAGCCATTTGACCCTTTCACCTGTGGAGCAGCTGACTTTCCTCCTGACATCCAGTCCAAGCTGGATGAAATGCAG CGGCAAAGATG GAGGGGTTCAAAATGGGACTAA
- the LOC128020142 gene encoding PTB domain-containing engulfment adapter protein 1-like isoform X5, whose product MNRAFNRKKDKSWMHTPEALAKHFIPYNAKFLGHTEVDQPKGTEVVKDAVRKLKFQRHIKKSEGQKIPKVELQISIYGVKILDPKSKEVQHNCQLHRISFCADDKTDKRIFTFICKDSESNKHLCYVFDSEKCAEEITLTIGQAFDLAYKKFLESGGKDVETRKQIGGLQKRIQDLEAENSELKKQLQVLEEQLMIAQVPPGSSMFSKTPTDIFDMVPFSPMTPLVPLPASNGSAPQPPAKPTEISKDLFGAEPFDPFTCGAADFPPDIQSKLDEMQRQRWRGSKWD is encoded by the exons ATAAATCATGGATGCACACTCCAGAAGCACTGGCCAAGCATTTTATACCATACAATGCCAAG TTTCTGGGGCATACAGAAGTTGATCAACCCAAAGGTACAGAGGTGGTGAAAGATGCCGTCAGAAAGCTCAAG TTTCAGAGACATATTAAGAAGTCAGAGGGACAGAAGATCCCAAAAGTGGAATTACAGATCTCCATCTACGGAGTAAAAATATTAGATCCTAAatcaaaa GAAGTACAGCACAACTGTCAGTTGCACCGGATATCCTTCTGTGCAGATGATAAGACAGACAAAAGGATATTCACATTCATTTGTAAAGATTCAGAGTCCAACAAACATCTCTGCTATGTGTTTGACAGTGAAAAATGT GCAGAAGAGATAACTTTGACCATCGGCCAAGCGTTTGACTTGGCATACAAGAAGTTTCTGGAGTCCGGGGGAAAAGACGTAGAGACTAGGAAACAGATAGGTGGCCTACAGAAAAGA ATTCAAGATCTTGAAGCTGAAAATTCCGAGTTGAAGAAGCAGTTGCAAGTCTTAGAGGAACAGCTGATGATTGCTCAAGTTCCTCCT GGAAGCAGCATGTTCTCGAAGACGCCCACTGACATATTTGACATGGTTCCATTTTCTCCAATGACCCCATTGGTTCCATTACCAGCAAGTAATGGCTCGGCCCCTCAGCCCCCGGCAAAGCCTACAGAGATTA GCAAAGACCTGTTTGGTGCAGAGCCATTTGACCCTTTCACCTGTGGAGCAGCTGACTTTCCTCCTGACATCCAGTCCAAGCTGGATGAAATGCAG CGGCAAAGATG GAGGGGTTCAAAATGGGACTAA